One stretch of Oceanimonas pelagia DNA includes these proteins:
- a CDS encoding STAS/SEC14 domain-containing protein, protein MLNAHGMEVEITRQDDHTLRLHLRIFGDIAYDDFREMERHLERELATMEQPRILALVDLTGFSGWEARAFWEDIRFTQKHGDEFSRLAIVGCNLKEKIMATLVDWFMLGSQVEYFESRREAEAWLDGEQP, encoded by the coding sequence ATGCTCAACGCACACGGAATGGAAGTGGAGATCACGCGGCAGGACGACCATACCCTGCGCCTGCACCTGCGTATTTTCGGTGATATCGCCTATGACGACTTCAGGGAAATGGAGCGGCATCTGGAGCGAGAGCTGGCCACCATGGAGCAGCCACGGATTCTCGCGCTGGTGGACCTGACCGGCTTCAGTGGCTGGGAGGCGCGGGCCTTCTGGGAAGACATTCGCTTTACCCAAAAGCACGGCGACGAATTCAGCCGGCTGGCCATTGTGGGCTGCAATCTCAAGGAAAAGATCATGGCCACCCTGGTGGACTGGTTCATGCTGGGCAGCCAGGTGGAATATTTTGAAAGCCGCCGCGAGGCCGAGGCCTGGCTCGACGGCGAGCAGCCCTGA
- the bfr gene encoding bacterioferritin translates to MKGDKKVIEYLNQVLSIELTSINQYFLHARMFKNWGLSQLNEREYKKSIKDMKQADELIERILFLEGLPNLQHLNRLRIGENTEEMLGCDRQQVEEQLQVLKEAIAYCESVQDYVSRELLCGLEEYEEGHLDWIDTQLDLIGKIGLENYQQSQL, encoded by the coding sequence ATGAAAGGCGACAAGAAAGTCATTGAGTACCTCAACCAGGTACTCAGCATCGAACTGACCTCCATCAACCAGTATTTTCTGCATGCCCGCATGTTCAAGAACTGGGGGCTCAGCCAGCTTAACGAGCGGGAATACAAAAAGTCGATCAAGGACATGAAACAGGCCGATGAGCTGATTGAGCGCATTCTGTTTCTGGAAGGCCTGCCCAACCTGCAGCACCTTAACCGGCTGCGCATTGGCGAAAACACCGAAGAAATGCTCGGTTGTGACCGCCAGCAGGTGGAAGAGCAGCTGCAGGTGCTGAAAGAAGCCATCGCCTATTGCGAGTCGGTGCAGGATTACGTGTCCCGCGAGCTGCTGTGCGGACTGGAAGAATACGAGGAAGGCCACCTCGACTGGATTGATACCCAGCTCGACCTGATCGGCAAGATCGGCCTTGAGAATTACCAGCAGTCACAACTGTAA
- the bfr gene encoding bacterioferritin, with translation MKGNQQIIAALNELLAGELSAMDQYFIHSRMYEDWGLTKLYERIDHEFEDEKGHAAKLIERILFLEGTPDMVTRVPLSIGKDVPSMLQSDLNLEYKVIEDLRKVMALCEKEQDYQTRDMLQVLLADTENDHTHWLEQQLGLIQRIGLPNYLQSQM, from the coding sequence ATGAAAGGTAACCAGCAAATTATTGCCGCACTTAACGAGCTGCTGGCCGGCGAGCTGAGCGCCATGGATCAGTACTTTATTCATTCCCGCATGTATGAAGACTGGGGACTGACCAAGCTGTATGAACGCATCGATCACGAATTTGAGGACGAAAAGGGCCATGCAGCCAAGCTGATTGAACGCATTCTGTTTCTGGAAGGCACCCCCGACATGGTCACCCGGGTACCGCTCAGTATCGGCAAGGACGTGCCCTCCATGCTGCAGAGTGATCTGAACCTGGAGTACAAGGTCATTGAGGATCTGCGCAAGGTCATGGCCCTGTGCGAAAAAGAGCAGGACTATCAGACCCGCGACATGCTGCAGGTGCTGCTGGCCGACACCGAAAACGATCACACTCACTGGCTGGAGCAGCAACTGGGCCTTATTCAGCGCATTGGCCTGCCCAACTACCTGCAGTCGCAGATGTAA
- a CDS encoding helicase HerA-like domain-containing protein, with translation MNSPRLYLGSTRAQQPVELYLPMANRHGLITGATGTGKTVTLQRLAEGFSRAGTPVFVADAKGDLSGLAAAAGTSGKVSERLALLSYSHYQPRAVPTLLWDLFGESGHPVRASLSELGPLLLANTMALNDTQTSLLYACYRIADDEGLLLLDLKDLRALLGWVMENGKALGPRYGHLPANSLATIQRRLLVLEQEGAEHFFGEPSLQLPDLMQREFSGQGVVSILDARRLMQRPRLYASLLLWLLSELFENLPERGDGERPELVFFFDEAHLLFDTAPRVLLDKVEQLVRLIRSKGVGVYFITQSPQDIPEPVLGQLGNRIQHALRAFTPKDEQAVRTAARTFRPNPAFDTQAAITRLGVGEALISVLDEKGSPTMVQHTLICPPESRIGPLSADERRLRLQQSPLAGRYEQSLDRDSAFEMLARRLAATPAETAPQAPAPARRQADSLLESMAKSALRSMSSQLGQRLARGLLGSLLGGK, from the coding sequence ATGAACAGCCCCCGCCTCTATCTTGGCAGCACCCGGGCGCAGCAGCCCGTTGAGCTGTACCTGCCCATGGCCAACCGCCATGGTCTGATCACCGGCGCCACCGGCACCGGCAAAACCGTGACCCTGCAACGACTGGCGGAAGGCTTTTCCCGCGCCGGCACCCCGGTGTTTGTGGCCGACGCCAAGGGCGATCTGTCGGGGCTGGCAGCCGCCGCCGGCACCAGCGGCAAGGTGTCCGAGCGGCTGGCGCTCTTGTCATACTCACATTACCAGCCCCGCGCTGTGCCCACCCTGCTGTGGGATCTGTTCGGCGAAAGCGGCCACCCGGTGCGGGCCAGCCTGTCCGAGCTGGGGCCGCTGCTGCTGGCCAACACTATGGCTCTGAACGACACCCAAACCAGCCTGCTGTACGCCTGTTACCGCATTGCCGATGACGAGGGTCTGCTGTTGCTGGATCTCAAGGATCTGCGCGCCCTGCTGGGCTGGGTGATGGAAAACGGCAAGGCACTGGGGCCACGCTACGGCCACCTGCCCGCCAACAGCCTGGCCACCATTCAACGGCGTCTGCTGGTGCTGGAGCAGGAAGGGGCCGAACACTTTTTTGGCGAGCCCTCACTGCAACTGCCGGATCTGATGCAACGGGAGTTTTCCGGCCAGGGCGTGGTCAGCATTCTCGACGCCCGCCGGCTGATGCAAAGGCCGCGCCTGTACGCCAGCCTGCTGTTGTGGCTGCTGAGCGAGCTGTTTGAAAACCTGCCGGAGCGGGGCGATGGCGAGCGGCCCGAGCTGGTGTTCTTCTTCGACGAGGCTCATCTGCTGTTCGATACCGCCCCCCGGGTCCTGCTCGACAAGGTGGAGCAGCTGGTGCGGCTGATCCGCTCCAAAGGCGTGGGGGTGTACTTCATTACTCAGAGTCCGCAGGACATTCCCGAGCCGGTACTGGGTCAGCTCGGCAACCGCATTCAGCACGCCCTGCGCGCCTTTACTCCCAAGGACGAGCAGGCTGTGCGCACGGCGGCCCGCACCTTCAGGCCCAATCCGGCGTTTGATACTCAGGCCGCCATCACCCGGCTGGGCGTGGGCGAGGCCCTGATCTCGGTGCTGGACGAAAAAGGCTCCCCCACCATGGTGCAGCACACCCTGATCTGTCCGCCGGAATCCCGTATTGGCCCCCTGAGTGCGGACGAGCGCCGGCTCAGGTTGCAACAGTCGCCCCTGGCTGGCCGCTACGAGCAAAGCCTGGATCGGGATTCGGCCTTTGAAATGCTGGCGCGGCGGCTGGCGGCCACCCCGGCCGAGACAGCGCCGCAAGCTCCGGCACCGGCGCGGCGACAAGCGGACTCACTGCTGGAAAGCATGGCCAAGAGCGCCCTGCGCAGCATGAGCAGCCAGCTGGGACAGCGCCTGGCACGCGGCTTGCTGGGATCCCTGCTGGGCGGGAAATAA
- the putP gene encoding sodium/proline symporter PutP — MIEPNFAITGTFIVYLLGMLAIGYYAYRRTASSADYFLGGRSLGPWPSAISAGASDMSGWLLLGLPGYAYAAGMESLWLAGGLLLGTWANWQFCAKRLRTYTIETNNALTIPEYLSRRFEDGSKLLQTLSAFFILLFFLFYTSSGLVAGGKLFETVFGLDYQIAVVVGTVCIVSYTLFGGFLAVSWTDLVQGLLMAAALLIVPVAAMNGDLTQLGQDLSAINPELLTLWNDMQGEPLSLIAIASLAAWGLGYFGQPHILARFKATRSNRDIATARRIAVSWSLLSMAGAVLVGMVGLLYVNRHLGGELADSETIFMVLVNAMFHPVIAGILLAAILAAIMSTADSQLLVSSSALAEDFYKRVFKPDASSESIVNVGRFAVIALSVIALLLAFNPDSTVLGLVSYAWAGFGAAFGPALLFSLYWRNMNRNGALAGVLVGGVTVVVWKQLSGGLFDLYEIVPGFVFASVAIVLVSVLTGGASRSVTARFDRYRQQLETMD, encoded by the coding sequence ATGATTGAGCCCAATTTCGCCATTACCGGCACCTTTATCGTTTATCTGCTGGGCATGCTGGCCATCGGCTACTATGCCTACCGTCGCACCGCCAGCTCGGCCGACTACTTTCTCGGTGGCCGCTCCCTCGGCCCCTGGCCTTCGGCCATTTCCGCCGGCGCCTCGGACATGAGCGGCTGGCTGCTGCTGGGCCTGCCCGGCTATGCCTATGCCGCCGGCATGGAATCACTGTGGCTGGCCGGCGGCCTGCTGCTGGGGACCTGGGCCAACTGGCAGTTCTGTGCCAAGCGGCTGCGCACCTACACCATTGAAACCAATAATGCCCTGACCATACCCGAATATCTGTCGCGCCGCTTTGAAGACGGCTCCAAACTGCTGCAGACCCTGTCGGCGTTTTTTATTCTGCTGTTTTTCCTGTTCTACACCAGCTCCGGCCTGGTGGCGGGCGGCAAGCTGTTTGAAACCGTGTTCGGCCTGGATTATCAGATTGCGGTGGTGGTCGGCACCGTGTGCATCGTGTCCTACACTCTGTTCGGCGGCTTTCTGGCGGTATCCTGGACCGATCTGGTACAGGGCCTGCTGATGGCGGCGGCGCTGCTGATCGTGCCCGTGGCCGCCATGAACGGCGATCTGACGCAACTGGGCCAGGATCTGTCCGCCATCAACCCCGAGTTGCTGACCCTGTGGAACGACATGCAGGGCGAGCCGCTGTCGCTGATCGCCATTGCGTCACTGGCCGCCTGGGGCCTGGGTTATTTCGGCCAGCCCCATATTCTGGCGCGGTTCAAGGCCACCCGCAGCAACCGCGACATCGCCACCGCCCGCCGCATTGCGGTAAGCTGGAGCCTGCTGTCCATGGCCGGCGCCGTGCTGGTGGGCATGGTGGGCCTGCTGTATGTAAACCGGCACCTGGGCGGTGAACTGGCCGACAGCGAAACCATCTTTATGGTGCTGGTCAACGCCATGTTCCACCCGGTGATTGCCGGCATTCTGCTGGCCGCCATTCTGGCCGCCATCATGAGCACCGCCGACTCCCAGCTGCTGGTGTCGTCCTCGGCGCTGGCGGAAGACTTCTACAAGCGGGTGTTCAAACCCGACGCCAGCTCGGAAAGCATCGTCAACGTGGGCCGTTTCGCGGTCATCGCGCTGTCGGTCATCGCCCTGCTCCTGGCCTTCAACCCCGACAGCACCGTACTGGGGCTGGTATCCTATGCTTGGGCCGGCTTTGGTGCCGCCTTTGGCCCGGCCCTGCTGTTCAGCCTGTACTGGCGCAACATGAACCGCAACGGCGCCCTGGCCGGGGTGCTGGTGGGCGGCGTGACCGTGGTGGTGTGGAAGCAGCTGTCCGGCGGCCTGTTCGATCTCTATGAAATCGTGCCCGGATTTGTGTTTGCCTCGGTGGCCATCGTACTGGTCAGTGTACTGACCGGTGGTGCCTCCCGGTCGGTAACCGCCCGCTTCGACCGCTACCGGCAGCAGCTCGAAACCATGGACTGA
- a CDS encoding helix-turn-helix domain-containing protein produces the protein MSLFKSCEILTLPAEMAVHQHHYNQMVIGLNGQTEFDIAGNGSLLGPGQGCLVASEQDHAFGGLGRNSILVVNLPPCTALGGEERLYNLFEQPRYFQLQPEARRLVSALSQQIRSHPEDELLGQACARTLICALQRYMAEARVRPRRPPLNLELIDDYIGQHLHRRITVAQLAGCVFLGESQFHLLFREQTGRTPYQYVLEKRLAEACRLLSDGRHSLAEIAQRCGFSSQSLFTQVFSRHHGLSPARYRKMHR, from the coding sequence ATGTCCCTGTTCAAGTCCTGTGAAATTCTGACCCTGCCCGCCGAAATGGCCGTGCACCAGCACCATTACAACCAGATGGTGATCGGCCTCAACGGGCAAACCGAGTTCGACATTGCCGGCAACGGCAGCCTGCTCGGCCCGGGCCAGGGCTGCCTGGTGGCCTCCGAACAGGATCATGCCTTTGGTGGCCTGGGCCGCAACAGCATACTGGTGGTCAATCTGCCCCCCTGCACTGCACTGGGCGGAGAGGAGCGGCTGTACAACCTGTTTGAGCAGCCCCGTTACTTTCAGCTGCAACCCGAAGCGCGGCGGCTGGTATCGGCCCTGAGCCAGCAAATCCGCAGCCACCCGGAAGACGAGCTGCTCGGCCAGGCCTGCGCCCGTACCCTGATATGCGCGCTGCAGCGCTACATGGCCGAGGCCCGGGTCCGCCCCCGGCGTCCGCCGCTCAACCTGGAGCTGATCGACGATTACATCGGGCAGCATCTGCACCGCAGGATCACCGTGGCCCAGCTGGCCGGCTGCGTGTTTCTGGGAGAAAGCCAGTTCCATCTGCTGTTCAGGGAGCAGACCGGCCGCACGCCCTATCAGTATGTGCTGGAAAAAAGACTGGCCGAGGCCTGCCGGTTGCTGAGCGATGGCCGTCACAGTCTGGCCGAGATCGCTCAGCGCTGCGGCTTTTCCAGCCAGAGCCTGTTCACTCAGGTATTCAGTCGGCACCATGGCCTGTCGCCGGCCCGCTACCGCAAAATGCACAGATGA
- a CDS encoding LysR family transcriptional regulator, giving the protein MTHWEGINEFISVVENESFTAAARQLNVSVAHVSRRINQLEKRLGAKLLYRTTRKLNLTETGRLYYRQVRRVQDELQTAEELVMAMEGNPAGRLRITAPVYYGEQFLAPLVNNFLLRYPELKLDMVLTNQTVDLVQEGFDLAIRLGTLGSSSLMCRKLARRTQYLCAAPDYLARYGTPRHIAELSRHRCLAGTVDHWRFVEAGKPRTFRLQPGWHCNSGLALKDAAIKGLGIVQLPDYYVTDELEKGWLVSLLDEYRLPDDGVWVVYPNNRHLSPRVRLLVDYLVEQLG; this is encoded by the coding sequence ATGACCCACTGGGAAGGCATCAACGAGTTCATCAGTGTAGTGGAAAACGAGAGTTTTACCGCCGCCGCCCGCCAGCTGAACGTGTCGGTGGCACACGTCAGCCGGCGCATCAACCAGCTGGAAAAGCGCCTGGGGGCCAAGCTGCTGTACCGCACCACCCGCAAGCTCAACCTCACCGAAACCGGACGACTCTACTACCGCCAGGTGCGCCGGGTGCAGGACGAACTACAGACGGCCGAAGAGCTGGTGATGGCGATGGAAGGCAACCCGGCAGGCAGGCTGCGTATTACCGCCCCGGTGTATTACGGCGAGCAGTTTCTGGCGCCGCTGGTGAACAACTTTCTGCTGCGCTATCCCGAGCTCAAACTCGACATGGTGCTCACCAACCAGACGGTGGATCTGGTGCAGGAAGGCTTTGATCTGGCCATTCGCCTGGGCACCCTCGGCTCCTCCAGCCTGATGTGCCGCAAGCTGGCCCGGCGCACCCAGTATCTGTGCGCCGCCCCCGACTACCTAGCCCGTTACGGCACCCCCAGGCACATTGCCGAACTGAGCCGGCACCGCTGCCTGGCGGGCACCGTGGATCACTGGCGTTTTGTGGAGGCAGGCAAGCCCCGGACCTTTCGGCTGCAACCGGGCTGGCACTGCAATTCGGGGCTGGCGCTGAAAGACGCTGCCATCAAGGGGCTGGGCATAGTGCAACTGCCCGATTACTACGTCACCGACGAGCTGGAAAAAGGCTGGCTGGTGAGCCTGCTGGACGAATACCGGCTGCCGGACGACGGCGTCTGGGTGGTGTATCCCAACAACCGCCATTTGTCGCCCCGGGTGCGGCTGCTGGTGGATTATCTGGTAGAGCAGCTGGGCTAA
- a CDS encoding S-(hydroxymethyl)glutathione dehydrogenase/class III alcohol dehydrogenase encodes MEMMKTRAAVAWEPGKPLSIEEVDLMPPQKGEVLVRIVATGVCHTDAYTLSGDDAEGVFPAILGHEGAGIVEAVGEGVTSLQVGDHVIPLYTAECGECKFCKSGKTNLCQAVRATQGKGLMPDGTTRFYKDGKPIFHYMGCSTFAEHTVVPEISLAKISKEAPLEKVCLLGCGVTTGMGAVKNTANVQEGDTVAVFGLGGIGLAVIIGAVQAKASRIIAIDINEDKFEIAKKLGATDCVNPSKFDKPIQDVIVEMTDGGVDFSFECIGNVKVMRSALECCHKGWGESVIIGVAPAGAEISTRPFQLVTGRVWKGSAFGGVKGRSQLPGIVEQYMNGEFELDTFITHTMGLDDINHAFDLMHEGKSIRSVILYDK; translated from the coding sequence ATGGAAATGATGAAAACCCGCGCCGCCGTCGCCTGGGAGCCGGGCAAGCCGCTCAGCATTGAAGAAGTGGATCTGATGCCGCCCCAGAAAGGTGAAGTGCTGGTGCGCATTGTGGCCACCGGGGTTTGTCATACCGACGCCTATACCCTGTCCGGCGACGACGCCGAGGGGGTGTTCCCCGCCATTCTGGGCCACGAAGGCGCCGGCATTGTGGAAGCCGTGGGTGAGGGCGTGACCAGCCTGCAGGTGGGCGATCACGTGATTCCGCTCTACACCGCCGAGTGCGGTGAATGCAAGTTCTGCAAGTCCGGCAAAACCAACCTGTGTCAGGCGGTGCGCGCCACTCAGGGCAAGGGCCTGATGCCCGACGGTACCACCCGTTTCTATAAGGACGGCAAGCCGATTTTCCACTACATGGGCTGCTCCACCTTTGCCGAGCACACCGTAGTGCCGGAAATTTCCCTGGCCAAGATAAGCAAGGAAGCGCCGCTGGAGAAGGTGTGCCTGCTGGGCTGCGGCGTGACCACCGGCATGGGCGCGGTCAAGAACACCGCCAATGTGCAGGAAGGCGACACCGTGGCCGTGTTTGGCCTGGGCGGTATCGGCCTGGCGGTGATCATCGGTGCGGTGCAGGCCAAGGCCAGCCGCATCATTGCCATCGACATCAACGAAGACAAGTTCGAGATCGCCAAAAAGCTGGGGGCCACCGACTGCGTCAATCCGAGCAAGTTCGACAAGCCGATCCAGGATGTGATCGTGGAAATGACCGACGGCGGCGTGGACTTCTCCTTTGAGTGCATCGGCAACGTCAAGGTGATGCGTTCCGCCCTCGAGTGCTGCCACAAGGGCTGGGGCGAGTCGGTGATCATCGGTGTGGCTCCGGCCGGCGCCGAGATCTCCACCCGTCCGTTCCAGCTGGTGACCGGCCGGGTCTGGAAAGGCTCCGCCTTCGGCGGCGTAAAAGGCCGCTCCCAGCTGCCCGGTATCGTGGAGCAGTATATGAACGGCGAATTCGAGCTGGACACCTTCATCACTCACACCATGGGCCTGGACGACATCAACCATGCCTTTGACCTGATGCACGAAGGCAAGTCCATTCGCTCGGTGATCCTGTACGACAAGTAA
- the fghA gene encoding S-formylglutathione hydrolase produces MQLVQEQKCFGGRQIRYRHDSHTLNCGMQFSVFLPPQAEQGPVPAVYWLSGLTCTDENFSSKAGAQRVAAMLGLALIIPDTSPRGDGVADDPEGAYDLGLGAGFYVNATQAPWNKHYHMYDYVLSELPALVESELPLNGKRAISGHSMGGHGALVLALRNPERFVSVSAFAPISNPTDCPWGHKALSAYLGEDQAAWAEYDASLLLKAKGSSLPMLVDQGEADNFLAEQLRPQALQAAAEEAGAELELRLQPGYDHSYYFIASFIEDHLRFHARHLGA; encoded by the coding sequence ATGCAACTGGTACAAGAACAAAAGTGCTTTGGCGGTCGCCAGATCCGCTATCGGCACGACTCCCACACCCTCAACTGCGGCATGCAGTTTTCCGTGTTTCTGCCGCCGCAGGCCGAGCAGGGGCCGGTGCCGGCGGTGTACTGGCTGTCGGGGCTGACCTGCACCGACGAGAACTTTTCATCCAAGGCCGGCGCCCAGCGGGTGGCCGCGATGCTTGGGCTGGCGCTGATCATTCCCGACACCAGCCCCCGGGGCGACGGCGTGGCCGACGACCCTGAAGGCGCTTACGATCTGGGTCTGGGGGCGGGCTTTTACGTGAATGCCACGCAAGCACCCTGGAACAAGCATTATCACATGTACGACTATGTGCTGAGCGAGCTGCCGGCGCTGGTGGAAAGCGAGCTGCCCCTCAATGGCAAACGCGCCATCAGCGGTCATTCCATGGGCGGTCATGGTGCCCTGGTGCTGGCGCTGCGCAACCCCGAGCGCTTTGTGTCGGTGTCGGCCTTTGCGCCCATCTCCAACCCCACCGACTGCCCTTGGGGCCACAAGGCTCTGAGTGCCTATCTGGGTGAAGACCAGGCCGCCTGGGCCGAGTACGATGCCAGCCTGCTGCTGAAGGCAAAAGGCAGCTCACTGCCCATGCTGGTGGATCAGGGCGAGGCCGACAACTTCCTGGCCGAACAACTCAGGCCCCAGGCGCTGCAAGCGGCCGCCGAAGAAGCCGGCGCCGAGCTCGAGCTGCGCCTGCAGCCCGGCTACGATCACAGCTACTACTTCATCGCCAGCTTTATTGAAGACCACCTGCGTTTTCATGCCCGGCACCTTGGGGCGTAA
- the cysQ gene encoding 3'(2'),5'-bisphosphate nucleotidase CysQ, translated as MPITQELLNQTDALAREAGAAIMEIYGRDFSIEQKEDKSPLTEADAAAHHIIVNGLARLPLQAPVLSEEDTAGFAGTDAEGRYWLVDPLDGTKEFIKRNGEFTVNIALIEHGRPVLGVVYAPALDVGYMAAEGLGAFRYEGDEAPVAIAVAEHKSDQPWRVVGSRSHAGGELPALLEKLGEHELVAMGSSLKLCLVAEGKADVYPRLGPTSLWDTGAAQCVVEQAGGRVLQLNGEPLSYANTKEVLNPYFLVLGNNEVNWPELFG; from the coding sequence ATGCCCATCACTCAGGAACTGCTTAACCAGACCGATGCCCTGGCCCGTGAGGCCGGCGCCGCCATTATGGAAATCTATGGCCGCGACTTCTCCATTGAGCAAAAGGAAGACAAGTCTCCGCTGACCGAGGCCGACGCCGCCGCCCATCACATTATTGTAAACGGCCTGGCCCGGCTGCCGCTGCAGGCGCCTGTGCTCTCGGAAGAAGACACAGCCGGTTTTGCCGGGACCGATGCCGAGGGCCGTTACTGGCTGGTGGATCCACTGGACGGCACCAAGGAGTTTATCAAGCGCAACGGCGAGTTCACCGTCAACATTGCGCTGATTGAGCACGGCAGACCGGTGCTGGGGGTGGTGTATGCGCCGGCATTGGACGTGGGTTATATGGCTGCTGAAGGCCTGGGGGCGTTCAGATATGAAGGCGATGAAGCCCCGGTGGCCATTGCCGTGGCAGAGCATAAAAGTGACCAGCCCTGGCGGGTGGTGGGCAGCCGCTCTCATGCCGGGGGCGAGTTGCCGGCCTTGCTGGAAAAGCTGGGTGAGCACGAGCTGGTGGCCATGGGCAGTTCACTCAAGCTGTGCCTGGTGGCGGAAGGCAAGGCCGATGTGTATCCGCGCCTGGGGCCGACCTCGCTGTGGGACACGGGCGCCGCTCAGTGTGTGGTAGAGCAGGCCGGCGGCCGGGTGCTGCAGCTGAACGGCGAGCCGCTGAGCTACGCCAATACCAAGGAAGTACTGAATCCGTATTTTCTGGTGCTGGGGAACAATGAGGTGAACTGGCCGGAGTTGTTCGGCTGA
- a CDS encoding HlyD family secretion protein encodes MFRLLVMGCGVLLAGCQPAGPAPWLGTLERDRIELLAPASERVVAQPVAEGDKVSAGTLLVQLNPERLQLEVNRQQAHLRQAEAELALLRAGSRAEDIAAAKAELEQLQVLLPEAGRNLERVRILARRELASQAELDRVQAAFDRLQAQAEAARQRLSRAEAGSRSQEIDAAEAAQDARQAGLALARFHLNELAIEASRDGVVESLPYRVGDRVAAGAVVAVLETGTAPYAEVYVPAPARTGLHIGGVMRVWVEGEPEPFAGTLSWVASEPVFGPYYALSEGERSRLMYLARVQLPPEAAGLPSGVPAQVSP; translated from the coding sequence ATGTTCCGTTTGCTGGTAATGGGCTGCGGTGTGCTGCTGGCCGGCTGCCAGCCCGCCGGGCCGGCGCCCTGGCTGGGCACGCTGGAGCGGGATCGCATCGAACTGCTGGCGCCCGCAAGTGAGCGGGTGGTGGCGCAACCGGTGGCGGAAGGAGACAAGGTGAGCGCCGGTACCCTGCTGGTGCAGCTGAACCCGGAGCGCCTGCAGCTTGAGGTAAACCGGCAACAGGCTCATTTGCGCCAGGCCGAGGCGGAATTGGCGTTGTTGCGGGCGGGCAGCCGGGCGGAAGACATTGCCGCAGCAAAGGCGGAGCTGGAACAATTGCAGGTGTTGTTGCCGGAAGCCGGCCGCAATCTGGAGCGTGTGCGGATACTGGCCAGGCGTGAGCTGGCCAGCCAGGCAGAGCTGGACAGAGTGCAGGCGGCGTTTGATCGCTTGCAGGCGCAAGCGGAGGCGGCGCGCCAGCGGTTAAGCCGGGCCGAGGCGGGCAGTCGGTCACAGGAGATAGATGCCGCCGAGGCGGCGCAGGATGCCCGTCAGGCCGGGCTGGCGCTGGCCCGGTTTCATCTGAATGAACTCGCCATTGAAGCCAGTCGCGATGGCGTGGTGGAAAGCCTGCCCTACCGGGTGGGCGACAGGGTGGCGGCGGGCGCCGTGGTGGCGGTGCTGGAAACCGGCACCGCGCCTTATGCCGAGGTCTATGTGCCGGCACCGGCGCGCACCGGGCTGCACATTGGAGGTGTCATGCGGGTATGGGTGGAAGGCGAGCCCGAACCCTTTGCAGGAACGCTAAGCTGGGTGGCCAGCGAGCCGGTATTCGGCCCTTACTATGCCCTGAGCGAGGGCGAGCGCAGCCGGCTGATGTATCTGGCCCGGGTGCAGTTGCCGCCAGAGGCCGCGGGCTTGCCTTCCGGGGTGCCGGCTCAGGTGTCGCCATGA
- a CDS encoding ABC transporter ATP-binding protein, protein MSALAIETHQLTRRFGELVAVNRLDLAIPTGTIYGFLGPNGSGKSTCLRMLTGLLLPSDGRVTVLGLPVPKQAEALRRRVGYMTQRFSLYEDLSVRENLAFVARVQGLGGRQARQRIHELLTAHDLTALSGQLAGSLSGGQRQRLALAAAVVHRPDLLFLDEPTSAVDPENRRDFWEKLFDLCDSGTSIVVSTHYMDEAERCHGLAILENGIKRADGSPEQLMNNLGATVVEVLTSDLRELKRALLALPGVQSAAQLGLRLRVLVDGRIEQPVNWLREQLPARLSEAELILVRPSLEDVFVSCTGGHS, encoded by the coding sequence ATGAGTGCGCTGGCCATTGAAACGCACCAGCTTACCCGGCGTTTTGGCGAGCTGGTGGCGGTAAACCGGCTCGATCTCGCCATTCCAACCGGCACCATTTACGGCTTTCTCGGCCCCAACGGCAGTGGCAAGTCGACCTGCCTGCGCATGCTTACCGGTTTGTTGCTGCCCAGCGATGGCCGGGTAACCGTGCTGGGGCTGCCGGTGCCGAAACAGGCCGAGGCCCTGCGCCGGCGGGTGGGCTACATGACCCAGCGCTTTTCCCTCTACGAAGACCTGTCGGTGCGGGAAAACCTGGCCTTTGTGGCCCGGGTGCAGGGCCTGGGCGGCCGCCAGGCACGGCAGCGTATTCATGAATTGCTGACTGCTCACGATCTCACGGCGCTGTCGGGTCAGCTGGCGGGATCCTTGAGTGGCGGCCAGCGCCAGCGGCTGGCACTGGCGGCGGCCGTGGTGCACAGGCCCGATTTGCTGTTTCTGGATGAGCCCACCTCGGCGGTGGATCCGGAAAACCGGCGCGACTTCTGGGAAAAACTGTTCGATCTGTGCGACAGCGGCACCAGCATAGTGGTGAGCACCCACTATATGGACGAGGCCGAGCGCTGCCATGGCCTGGCCATTCTGGAGAATGGCATCAAGCGGGCCGACGGCTCGCCGGAGCAACTGATGAACAATCTGGGCGCCACCGTGGTGGAAGTGCTTACCAGCGACCTGCGTGAGCTGAAACGGGCGCTGCTGGCGCTGCCCGGGGTGCAGTCCGCCGCCCAGCTGGGCCTGCGATTGCGGGTGCTGGTGGATGGCCGCATTGAACAGCCGGTGAACTGGCTGCGCGAGCAACTGCCTGCACGCCTGAGTGAGGCCGAGCTGATCCTGGTGCGGCCCAGCCTGGAGGATGTGTTTGTCAGCTGCACCGGAGGCCATTCATGA